A genomic window from Hyalangium minutum includes:
- a CDS encoding DUF3800 domain-containing protein — protein MHDESLSAQDEDKPKNFAPGYRNYLICIDESGTGGSRYYGFGSLWMPWERRGDFNKLIASLRSEYRYDYEIKWNKVNSRNEPFCKALISSFFQQRYLMFHCLIVRKGYIDKSFHGQDAPYDQARRKHFAMLITSKIKFFAERGVKKAYHAWVDPLPSRYKKAAEAAQLIINSTLKQRLKHPALHSLQERDSKATPGIQVADLLLGAVVSAWNNESTSKSKLAIAEHIALHLGWQDLRADTFDKEWKFNIWHFYDPTSGDSREISTRKATHLYQTPPYRRRR, from the coding sequence ATGCATGACGAGAGTCTTTCGGCTCAAGATGAAGACAAACCCAAGAACTTCGCCCCGGGGTATCGCAATTACCTCATCTGTATAGATGAATCGGGCACTGGCGGTTCGCGGTACTACGGTTTCGGTTCGTTGTGGATGCCATGGGAACGCCGTGGGGACTTCAACAAGCTTATCGCGTCGTTGCGGTCAGAGTATCGGTATGACTATGAGATCAAATGGAACAAGGTTAATTCTAGAAACGAGCCTTTTTGCAAAGCGCTGATTTCGAGTTTTTTCCAGCAGCGCTACCTTATGTTCCACTGCCTGATTGTCCGAAAAGGATACATAGACAAGTCCTTTCATGGGCAGGACGCCCCATACGATCAGGCCCGTCGCAAGCATTTCGCGATGTTGATTACTTCGAAGATCAAGTTCTTTGCAGAGCGTGGCGTGAAGAAAGCTTATCATGCTTGGGTGGATCCGTTGCCTTCTCGCTATAAGAAAGCTGCTGAGGCAGCGCAGCTAATTATCAACAGCACGCTAAAGCAGCGTCTTAAACACCCAGCTTTGCACAGCCTCCAAGAGAGAGACTCAAAAGCTACTCCAGGCATTCAAGTTGCAGACCTCTTGCTTGGTGCCGTCGTCTCCGCCTGGAACAACGAGTCAACAAGCAAGTCTAAACTCGCTATTGCAGAGCACATCGCGCTTCATTTGGGGTGGCAAGATCTTCGTGCTGACACGTTTGACAAAGAATGGAAATTTAACATATGGCACTTTTATGATCCGACCTCTGGCGACTCTCGAGAGATTTCTACACGTAAAGCAACTCATCTTTATCAAACGCCTCCATATCGTCGACGCCGTTAG
- a CDS encoding protein kinase domain-containing protein, producing MKVARYPKDPRFKREGELLARTRHPHVPRLHDRGEWISPDGESFPYLVIDWVEGVTMYEWAARRPRSLHEKLRALAQVARALEATHAAGGVHRDVKGENVLVRHEEGAAVLIDFGSGNYLGASVLTRQPQPPGTPQYQSPESQRFEFAHAGDPHGPLQGLARGKATV from the coding sequence ATGAAGGTGGCCCGCTACCCGAAGGATCCTCGCTTCAAGCGCGAAGGAGAGCTGCTTGCACGCACGCGTCATCCTCACGTGCCTCGGCTGCACGACCGAGGGGAATGGATATCGCCAGACGGAGAGTCCTTTCCGTACCTCGTGATAGACTGGGTAGAGGGTGTGACGATGTACGAGTGGGCCGCTCGGCGGCCACGCTCCTTGCACGAGAAACTACGGGCGCTGGCTCAGGTCGCTCGGGCCCTGGAGGCCACGCATGCCGCGGGCGGCGTGCATCGGGATGTGAAGGGCGAGAACGTGCTGGTGCGCCATGAAGAGGGCGCCGCCGTGCTGATCGACTTCGGCTCGGGCAACTACCTCGGGGCGAGCGTCCTGACGCGGCAGCCTCAGCCCCCGGGGACGCCCCAGTACCAGAGCCCGGAGTCGCAGCGCTTCGAGTTCGCGCACGCCGGAGACCCCCACGGCCCGCTACAAGGCCTGGCCCGCGGCAAAGCCACCGTGTGA
- a CDS encoding deoxynucleoside kinase has protein sequence MATSLRRLGELVKFYREQRGLTQETLARRVKPKTNRSLIAHLEQGLRLPSAQTLTAICTHLKMPEALWRPFEVESVRSRAVIETELGAVARPPPRFIAVAGLMGSGKTTLARKIAASLGYSYLPSSVTAKDYLSDLNSNPRRWAFETQLAFFCHKAIQVNEALSRSERIILDRTLTEDIHVFAKYFVSKGHIEKRAFDTYLELASFFFKTLPAPDIVIYCECAPSTAIRRIQKRRRDDQFLHSPQHIKSIAKLYEDWTTSYQDSTLLALDGNRFDWREQVIAETVCREIENVWLGIEEPAQQLTLFEKLESSSPKQKRHDLRNSLSLLRPIYVKPSEGTSPYGMASVQPPSTSAYPTAYIAAPFTAKANAQSRSRQYNMIFSSAPHGKISRGKYRSSLLGIETALKKLGIATLLPHRDVNKWGNLSLTPNEVMRLCTEHVSKSDVMVAVLGTSHGSHYEFGLARGMGKPCIVISSDEVHSSFIGSGLDNSDDRVLLLKCKHLSEVPGLLLEQNSQRFLQRFLLI, from the coding sequence ATGGCAACTTCTCTGAGGCGATTAGGCGAACTAGTCAAGTTTTATCGCGAACAAAGGGGTTTGACGCAGGAGACACTTGCTCGTCGGGTCAAACCCAAGACGAATCGTTCGCTAATTGCGCACTTAGAACAGGGACTGCGGCTCCCTTCCGCCCAAACACTGACGGCTATATGCACTCACCTCAAAATGCCAGAAGCGCTCTGGCGGCCATTTGAGGTGGAGAGCGTCCGAAGCAGAGCAGTCATAGAAACTGAACTCGGAGCAGTTGCGAGGCCACCGCCACGCTTTATAGCAGTCGCTGGACTCATGGGAAGTGGCAAAACAACTCTCGCGCGAAAAATAGCGGCTTCGCTGGGCTATTCCTATCTCCCTTCATCAGTCACTGCCAAAGATTACCTGAGCGACTTGAACTCCAACCCACGACGTTGGGCATTTGAGACCCAACTGGCATTTTTTTGCCACAAAGCAATTCAAGTCAACGAAGCCCTGTCGCGTAGCGAAAGAATCATTCTGGATCGCACTCTCACAGAAGATATTCACGTCTTTGCCAAATACTTCGTCAGCAAAGGCCATATCGAAAAACGAGCATTCGATACCTATCTTGAACTAGCGAGCTTTTTTTTCAAGACTCTCCCGGCTCCAGACATAGTGATCTACTGCGAATGTGCACCGAGCACCGCTATACGCAGAATTCAAAAGCGGCGCCGTGACGATCAGTTCCTGCACTCTCCTCAACACATAAAAAGCATCGCCAAGCTTTATGAAGACTGGACGACATCTTACCAAGACTCGACACTCCTTGCGCTTGACGGGAACCGCTTTGATTGGCGGGAGCAGGTCATTGCCGAGACTGTATGCAGGGAAATCGAGAATGTATGGCTAGGCATTGAGGAGCCTGCACAGCAACTAACTTTGTTCGAGAAACTGGAATCCTCCTCACCAAAACAAAAGCGGCACGACTTAAGAAACTCCCTTAGCCTACTTCGTCCCATATATGTCAAGCCAAGCGAAGGAACATCGCCATATGGCATGGCTTCTGTACAACCGCCCTCAACATCTGCATATCCAACAGCCTATATCGCTGCTCCATTTACTGCCAAAGCTAACGCACAGAGCAGGTCCCGCCAGTACAATATGATTTTCAGCTCAGCTCCTCATGGCAAGATATCAAGGGGCAAGTACCGCTCCTCGCTACTAGGCATAGAAACTGCCCTGAAGAAACTCGGAATAGCAACCCTGCTGCCACACAGAGACGTAAACAAATGGGGCAATCTATCTTTGACACCCAATGAAGTAATGCGATTATGCACTGAACATGTTTCAAAAAGCGATGTAATGGTTGCTGTGCTGGGAACTAGTCACGGCTCACATTATGAATTTGGCTTAGCCCGAGGAATGGGCAAACCATGCATCGTCATCTCAAGCGATGAGGTGCATAGTTCATTTATTGGAAGCGGGCTAGACAATTCGGATGACCGCGTGTTGTTGCTGAAGTGCAAGCACCTATCTGAAGTCCCAGGGTTATTGCTTGAACAAAACTCGCAGCGGTTTCTACAGCGATTCCTTTTGATTTAG
- a CDS encoding GAF domain-containing protein produces MNSFLAWYRQRPLGTKSIIQTTVSVATFYTGILLEGKIQEWFEKDSPTVWIIRTAAIIGLLILLGSISLVMRTRLEAIEQRDYLRRRQLEYAWSLMDQYLAHQVAAVRTEPTGQEVQQRQQFIESVSTSPSMLSEIVRETYRFFESQHANIRGTLDSIVDFEVTFMTLSYRDKKLIIPAYANRQGRAPPSLELREKNPALYENTVAAKSYTEPRPTMKIIPDTMADPHYVDLYPGQKERIRSSLAFPILSDLNKVLGVLVVHCNQPKFFMESDRGFWTELLEIFGKRLALEKARLDRLVASDSGKFLNLTHPPPF; encoded by the coding sequence ATGAACTCCTTTCTTGCTTGGTATCGTCAAAGACCCTTAGGCACAAAATCCATAATTCAAACCACGGTGTCGGTCGCAACGTTTTATACTGGTATACTTCTGGAAGGGAAAATCCAGGAATGGTTTGAAAAGGACTCGCCCACCGTTTGGATTATTCGCACGGCAGCGATTATTGGACTGCTGATTTTGCTAGGTTCAATTAGCCTTGTAATGCGCACAAGGCTGGAGGCCATTGAGCAGCGGGATTACCTGCGCCGCCGCCAACTGGAATATGCCTGGAGTCTGATGGACCAGTATCTCGCGCATCAGGTTGCCGCTGTCCGAACAGAACCGACCGGTCAAGAGGTTCAGCAGAGGCAACAGTTCATCGAGAGTGTGAGTACCTCCCCCAGCATGTTGAGCGAAATCGTACGCGAGACATACCGTTTTTTTGAGTCCCAGCATGCGAACATCAGAGGAACTCTCGACTCCATCGTTGATTTCGAAGTGACGTTTATGACGCTCTCCTATAGGGATAAAAAGCTAATTATCCCTGCTTATGCTAACCGCCAAGGCAGAGCACCTCCCAGTCTTGAACTGCGGGAAAAAAACCCAGCCCTCTACGAAAACACTGTTGCAGCCAAATCCTATACAGAGCCTCGCCCCACAATGAAGATCATTCCAGACACCATGGCTGATCCTCATTACGTGGACCTTTATCCTGGCCAAAAAGAGAGAATACGATCCTCATTAGCATTTCCCATTCTCTCAGACTTAAACAAGGTTTTGGGCGTGCTTGTCGTGCATTGCAATCAGCCTAAATTTTTTATGGAGTCAGACCGAGGCTTTTGGACGGAACTCCTGGAGATTTTCGGCAAGCGCCTTGCGCTGGAAAAAGCGAGGCTTGATAGACTTGTTGCATCAGACAGTGGGAAATTTTTAAATCTCACCCATCCGCCACCATTTTGA